A single genomic interval of Macadamia integrifolia cultivar HAES 741 chromosome 6, SCU_Mint_v3, whole genome shotgun sequence harbors:
- the LOC122082051 gene encoding glyoxylate/hydroxypyruvate reductase HPR3-like — protein MENQPIVLQLHPVLSIASVEDRFLKKFRFLKAWESLMHLDLFLTTYAQSVTALLCSGYNPITADKLRCLHSFRCIVTTSADLNHIDLVECHRRGIAIANAGDSFSENAADYAIGLFFDVFRQISAGDRYVRQGLWPIKGEHPLGSRVSIFFSIPIS, from the coding sequence ATGGAGAACCAACCGATAGTTTTACAACTCCATCCCGTTCTTTCAATCGCTTCTGTTGAAGATCGATTCTTGAAGAAGTTCAGATTTCTAAAAGCCTGGGAGTCTTTGATGCATTTGGACCTCTTCTTGACGACATATGCGCAGTCGGTGACAGCCCTTCTCTGTTCTGGCTATAATCCTATCACGGCTGATAAACTTCGATGCCTTCATTCTTTTCGATGCATTGTCACTACTAGCGCCGATCTTAACCACATCGATTTGGTCGAGTGCCATCGCAGGGGAATTGCTATAGCCAATGCTGGCGACTCTTTCTCTGAAAACGCTGCTGATTATGCAATTGGGCTCTTTTTCGATGTCTTTAGACAAATCTCTGCCGGCGACCGATATGTACGTCAGGGGCTTTGGCCTATCAAGGGCGAGCATCCTCTAGGCTCCCGGGTAtcaatcttcttctccattccaATTTCTTAA